The DNA segment TCACAATTGCTTCTAGTTTCTTACTCTCTTCCAAATCCCATCCTCTATCAATCTGGCCAGTTGATTAGCAGGAAGCATGGTGAGAAAAAGTTATAATATAGAACAGTTATTACATTTCCTAGGGCATCTCTATTCCTCTGATTCATAGATTTTTGTCTCCAGACATGCTCCTTCTTCCCCTCCCAACTCAATGAAAATTCTGAGGCCAATAAGTTCGGTAGTAGTTGTCTCAAACATCCCATACAACAAAACAACATTGAATAAGAACAAAAGTCTAAAAATGCAAAAAATTATACCTGGTGAATCTGACCAATTGGCATCCTGAAATGTCAAATGGGAGATTGTTTCTTGTTCATTTGTGACAAGGTTATTCTCGAAAGGAGTTAGTGGCATTGTTCCAATTACATTACTGAGGTATCCTTTCCCTTCAATGCTGCTGTGTTCCCATTGACTGGATTCTTGTGTGATCTacaaaaaaacattaaaataaaacatgatcAAGACTTTAATCACATTATTTTATCCTCAATCCGAATCAAGTATCaccaacattttctttttattcaatcatgggattTACTATGCACTCAATTGTAAAAATCTCTACAGCTTTAGTTTTAAAGTTACAGTTAGCTGTGATTACTTAAGTTTTCCCTATGGCTCACAGTGTCATGCTTTTTAAGCAAACTGAGTCAGAAGGAAATTCTTCGAAAATTTAAAAGGCTATGTGGCACTTACAAGTGATCAGAATCTGCaacaattttatttcagaaattagTCAGTAATGGGAGGGATTACTGTTTTTTGCTTCAGCAAATTTATAGCATCATGGAAGTTGTTTACCCCCAATGTTTTGGTGCAGACATCACATTTGTTGCAGTGAGTGTTATGTGCTGACCATCACTAAAATTAGCCAGGACTGCTGCTATTGACAGAACAGTATAAGGACAAGCTACTTCTAAAACTTGCAATATGGGTGTTACAGATGTATTCCTCGCACAGTATATGGAAAGATACCAACATTAAGAATGGACAATGCAAACTCATAAGAATTTTTATAACTGAATTTGGAATCTTCACTGCAAGCATTTCTAAAGTGGGTTTAACAAAAACCATTTCACAAGCATTATTACTGTATGAATCCCAACAAGTAAAATATCCAGATTGAATATAATTTCATGCCACAACAACTTCAAATGAATTGAGTTTGAGATTTACAACAAACTGATTCATCCTTTTACCAGGTAACAAAGTAAATAAGTGCCATCAGTAACGAGCAGGACATTTTGCCAAAATATTTTCTGGGAAGCATGGCGACGATTTGTGACCAATCATGAAACACACATCTATCAGAAATATTCAGGACTCTGGAATCAAGAACATTTACCAGAAATAGCAAAGTGCTGGCAAATGTCTGCCTTCAGCTACAAATTATGGCAATCCAAaaaagggttggaatataagaAATTGAAACTATCTGAGAAAACAATGTGAAGCTCAGCATTGCTTCAAACAAAAGGTGGGTTTTAACTCataattttacttttaaatttaatGGCCACAAAACAGGTACGAAATCACGTGGACCTTCCCATATATAATTTTCTCAGTATATTCAACTTACTTCAGAAGCTTCATCTGTTGTCAGAAAGCTGTCAGCTGCGCTGGCTGCtataaaaaaaagagacaaagcAAATTCAGTACAAACCAGTGGATTTGCCAGACACCCAAATCAAGCTACAGAAAACAAACTTTCCCCTCTTCTCTCCTGTCAAGTCAAACAGATTGCTTACATACAAATACCTCATCCTGCTCACCCTAACCAaggtttttaaactcaatttaaagtttggactgctctaaTGATAAATGTTAACCTCTCTGTTACTGGGCCAGTTCAAAACAGAAAAATGCAATGTCAAATCAAATGTGACAAAAAGGTAACTTGGTTTTTTGAAATTTAATTCATTGTAGTTTTGTAACAGTGACGTTGCATTAAAAGGCATCTATAAATGTGACTCTTTCGTAGAGTATTGAATCTTTTGCAAGCTGAAGCTAATTTTGAAGTATAAAATGAAGTAAAGTAAATCCCTCCAACAGCACCTCCATCTTCTCAAAGGAATCAGAATGTTAAATAGTCCCTAAACAGAGCAAACTATTACAAAATTGTGATTCTGTTGGAATGATTAAATAAACTACACAGTGAGGGTATAAGTGATGGATTATTTTTAAGCTTTATTAAAATGTAACAGTGGGACTGTATTTCTGGTGGAGTCTAAGTACTACAGCACTGCTACATTAGAATTTTCCATTGTTAGAAAAGGCTGAGCTTCATGCATCAAATTCCTCATTTACCTATGCAAATATTTCTGACAAACTTTGCATTTTGCAAAAATATACAAAAACAAATATGATGTAGGTAtcttatttatttttctcatcCACATTTTATACTCATAAATAGTATCTGTCAACAACCCGAGCCTTCAGGCAGAGATGTGCTGAGAATGATGAGATCTATGAATGCTGATGCCTAAGTGAGCACAGCTTTTAAAAGTGGATTTAAGATTGCATTTTGCATAACTTTGTTGCACAAGTATCCTTCAATTTGAAGATAAATGGCTGTTTGTAGTATATTTTAATATATAGCTTTGTCTTTATATataattcaacatttttttttacattaacaGAATTCAGGTATCCTTGACTGAGTCAGAAATACTTTCATCTATGAGTCACAGAAGATTGTAAATTCAAGCGCCACACTGGATACTTGAGCATTTAATCCAGGCTTTCATTCCAATATAGTGCTGAGAGGCCGCTGCACTGCCAAAAGTCCCATCTTTCTGAAAGTCAAGGATGGTCTGCTCTCTCAGTTAAATGCAAAGTATTTCCAGCACTATTTGAATAGTGAGGGAGGTGTCCTGGTCAATACTCTTCCCCAACCAGTAGCACTAAAACACATTCTTTGGTTATATCAATACTGATTGTGCATCTTGCATGCAAATTAACTATTGTATTACTACACATTACCCAGCAACTACACATCAAAAGATACTTGAATGATTATAAAGTAGTTTAGTATGTCCCCAGTTGTTACACGGACCCTTTGTTTCTTAGTTACATTCAGAAGACCGCAAACAGCAAACAAAAATGCCaatttattctgagatttgtgtTTGTAGtaatagaataataaaatataCTATAAAGTTTTGGGTCTACAGACTATCTCTTCCTGGCCTGCTGAATTGCTAATGTCAGTTGTCATATAGGAGACCCAATAGGCTGCTTACATTTTGGATCGCAGCGGAGGGCAAAACCAGAAGGGAGTAAAAACAAAAAGTTGTACTCTTTGTGATAGGGATTTACTCCTTTATGAGAGGACAGCCACCTACAAGCATTTTAGAACCATAGAAAACTACAGAAATGTTAtagtacagaaagaggctattcagcctaaaGTGGCTGTGCAGATGAAGAAATTGGCAACTTGTTCTAACCCTACTTTCCAGCACCTTGTCCACAACCTGGTAATCCATCTGCCCAACAACAGTATCAGTGGGTAACCACCAGTGCAGTGTGACCCCAAAGCTTCATTTTCTACAACACAATGTAGAACTTCAACAGATTCACATTAAATTTCAACAAGGGAAGTTTGTTAGGAAATACTCAAAGTCCTTCCTACTAATTTAAATGGATAAATAAATCTGAGTTTATGGTGCAAGACCTGCATGTGCACTGCCTGATAAGTGGACCTATTGGGATTCACTAAGCCCAATGCTGAGAAATTTTAGCAAATGACTCAACTAATTTGGCTCATTAATCTTCAGGTTGTGGTCAGCTGTGTGAATTTCAGACATTACACACCAGAGGTCCTAGGAAGACTTTACATTGCAATTTGCCATTGCAAATTCTTAAAGTGCAGACATATGGAAGTCTCAGTGAGGATACTTTACTGCAATTGTGTAGAACCTTGTTGGAGCAACGTGCTTGCCTTGAACCAAGCACAGCAAGTCCACTGTAAACAGGTGACATTATTAAAATGTGGTACTTTCATAAATGGGGGCATGTGTTGGATAGATTACTGAGTATCAAGACTCCAAGTGGGTTAGCAAGCTGAAAGTTTAGGGTCAGGAGGTGGGAGGTAGCAATGGCTGCTACAGAGCTCTGACCAAGTTAGAAAAGTTGATCTCTCACCCTTAAAGACTGTCCCCTTCAAAGCAATACGTCCAGCCCTCCCCTTCCATCATCATCACAATTCATTGAGATTTTGTGACAATTCTAAAGCCTCAAATTGGAATCACAGTGGGAAATGGATTGGAAAGCACTGGGTTGATGCTTGAAGGATGTTTCCCTCACAGTGGCGCATTAAAGTTTCAGAATGGTTgagtgtggtgggtggggggagtcttCTCCAACATATGGGATAAGGATAGGGAGAGATTTGTACAGCGGGATGTTATGGAGCTTCGGCATTGTCAGCCCTAAGAGTGGGGGAGCAGGAATGCTCAATTGTTGAGTATTTTAGGACACAGGTTGGTGGAATGTTAGATTTTAGGAGTGATGGGGAGATGCTGAAGGAAGATGTGGTTGAGGTAGAAACACAGACACGGTggtactgaatggcagaaaaaGGCTCAGAGACCAATTGGCCAACTCTTACTCTTATTCTGATGTTATGGAATCTGCAGAACAATACCAAGGAAAGCAGTTCATTGTCAAATGGCTTTAATGTTTCATTCAAGATACAGAAATATTTGCAAACTTAGAAACTAACTGTATTTGAGCAACTTGTACTAACCTGCAGGAGAGGGCATGGGAGAGATCTGAAATGGATACAGGTCACATGTGCTGACTACCTGATCTTCGGATTCTCCAACTATTTCATTAATAGACCAATCAACAATCGGGCATGATTCTGATGAAGAAAACTCTGTAACAGACAGGTACAAACAAAACAAGATCAGCACAAAGCAAGTGTTTAACATATTCAAAACTCATACTATTtgcattttgagaaaaaaaattcttatatACATGCACAGACTACTTAACAAATCTTTGTCAACATAATGTCGTTTTTCAGTATTTAGTTACAATGTTATTTCAAGTAACAGTGAAAAATTTTCTAAGAAATTTTGTATCAACGTAAATGGAAATTCAAACTTTGTACAACAGTTGGACACAGAATCTCTAGCTAAAGAAAAAATATTATGAGTCCTGTTTGATTCCTTGATGTGTCCTGCAAGGGAGGTCACATTCAGGAAGACTGACCAAACGATAGGACAGATATTTGATTCCATATTGGGTAATCTGCCATTGCTTATTAGCTATGCTTACATAGCAATAATTGCTACTTGGGTACAATGTGTAGAAACTAGTGCCAAAAACATTATATGAAAATGTTTAGTTTGGTTTTAAAGAGTTAAAGTAAACTTTGCATTGCAAAATATCAAACGTTCTCTTAAAAGCTTGTTAGCTGTAACAACCATTCTAGTTCTGAGTGGTTTTGCAAAGATGTCTAGACAAAGAGATTTTCAGTGCtcttacctcctatattcactgTGCTGTCAACCACCATTTCCTGTGAAGTAGATTGTTCGGGTGCAGTATATGTGGTGTGATCAACTGGTAGTTTAGGCGTAACAAGTTCTGTCACCTCTACCTTGACCTTTGACTTGAACTCCTACAAAGATACAAGTAAATTATTTCTGTAATAAAATACTGTATTTGGCTGAAAACATTCTGATTGAGATTATACAGAGTATTGCACAGACATACCCTCTTTCTACTCTTGCTTTTGGAATCTTTGGTTGACCTACACTTCTTTTctgttgggaaaaaaaaagatCTGAGCACTCTATGTTCCTGTTTAACTTTTAGAATGTAATAATAAAAAAGGGGAGTGAAAGTACCTTTTTGCTTTGATCTGTCAACAGGTGGTAGCATTCTGTACACTCGAATAGCACTGGAACCTTTATTGATACTCTTATCCTTCACTTCCTCTATATCAGGCAGTGAGTTCATGGCACATCGGAAATTGGCTTTCCATGTTTTAGGCTCTGGTGAATCTATTCCTTGTCTAAACCTTCCTACAAAGAAAGTGGAAGAATATGCATACATGTTAAACATCCAAGTTTGGTCATTTTTATATTGAGATACAATCAGGATTACCAATTTAATGAAAACTGCTTGACAATTTCCATTTGTAATTTGAATTTCAATCTGTAATGCTATGCTTTTGCCATTCAATATACAGTACAATTTTAATTTGAGGAAATGGAAACTATGTGATGTACCTACAAAAGTAGCAACAGAAAATGTAAAACATTTTGAGGCCGCAGATTATACCAGCATATTATGGGATGTGTCTTTTAAAAGAGCGGAAAAGCTGAGCCAAGACATCCAGGTGATGTGATGAGGAAGTATGCCTTGCAAAAGGATCATCCAAAATTAGGTTCAATAAAATATACTTAGATTCTTCAGTTTAAAGGCAAGCTTTGGTCAATGTCAAGAATTATCATTTCTTTTATCTATGTTTTGTTATGGTCATGACCTTGTGACATTTATAGGTGTTCTCAACTGAACTGACTTACAAGGAAGGCAatattgtcagagataatgggaactgcagatgctggagaattccaagataataaaatgtgaggctggatgaacacagcaggccaagcagcatctcaggtgtctctgatgaagggtctaggcccgaaacgtcagcttttgtgctcctgaaatgctgcttggcctgctgtgttcatccagcctcacattttattatcttgcaatattGTCAGGTTATTTTTGATGCAACATTTTGGTAGTTCACAAATTATGTTAGGAATATTTAATATAATACATATACAAATTCAGCTTCACTCAGTATCATTGCAAAGACAAAAATCAAATTACATACCTGTATGTATAGCCCAGTTTCTGAAAAGGCTTGCATCTGTGTCCATACTCCATCCATGTCTGGCAGCATGCTTCCATGGAATCTGGAACACctttctttcctgcattttcaaGGGAATAAGTTGGTTTGATCACTTAATAATTGTTTCATATAAAGTCAACAGTCCAACAACTACAATGGTTTCCCAGCCAAGTTATCCCAATGCTCATACAGCAATTGAATCTACGATGCAATTGATTGAAAACTTCAGATCGAACATGGTTTGCATTAATCGCATTATGGAGTGTGAAAATACTTTTACTGCCTGACCCTTTGTGCTATATGTCCCAGGTGCTACAAAGTTCTTTGGTCACCCAAACTGTCTGGAACATATGACCTGATTACATGTTACATTGGCAAAGGCTGGGAGAGGCTTTGACAGAAACCGACCACTTTTACCATTTTCCAAGTGATGAACTACTGTGGTTTGTTCACTTTGCTGTGTAAGAAGAAAAATGCCTCCACTTGCAACTAATCATTTTTGATTAAAACATAAAAATGGCAGAAATATTAGTTTTTTTTCAAAGCTGTGCATCTGCACATTGTACTGAATGAAACAATATGTACTTGCCTTGTTTATCCAAGTCAACCCAGGAATTGCATTGGAATTTATCTGTAATTCCAGCCAGGGTCTCATACGCATTCTTGTCATAGGCATATTTCTAGAAGTCTACTgtggaaaaaaacaaaatattttgatcTGAAATGTAGCATTACCAAGAAAATCCTAAGTATCGCTGGTCAATGCTGAGCTAATTGAGTGTAAGTCAAGACGATGGCATTGTACAACTGGTTAGTGTGCCTGGAAGGGAAATTATTAAAAGCTATTTTAGGTCTCGCGACATAGTGACAGTGTTCTTTGGTCCAGAAGTCACAAGTCCTACCTACTTTAGAGGTCtctcataacatatctgaacagccTGATAAAATCTATACAAAATACTTATCAGGAAGTAGATAAATTAACCACACTTTTCATTATGGCTACCTTAAGTTCTGTGTTAAAAGGTCCTATTGAGTTGGATACAAGCTCACTGACCCAAGCTCTCATTACCATATGATTAGGCACCAGAACCAGCAAAGCGCTGTGAAGTTGAAATTCTGTACAGAAAAGATAGATCTTTTCTCAaggattttattttcaaaagtatTATTTGAGCCAAAttacataaaataaaatttaaaggtTTGACTGTGATACTGCTTGTGTCTTTTTAAGCATTTACTGCCAATGGGTTTCAACTGAAGGAGTTGAAAGTTTAACGTTGTGCACGGAGTATCCGTGGACGTGCTACTCCATCGGGTAGAAACTCAGTAAACCACTAGGCGGACTGCACATAACATGAGCCGATAGGGTACGGAAAGGGCGGCGCTTCCAGCTCTGTGAAAATCGGGTCCAGCAATGTAATCTGGTGAGTTATTGAAAAAAAACTCCCGCTTCCTCGTGTCGCATCTCTGCACATAGACACTGATAGCGACTCCGGCCTTATCGTCAACCTATGAAAAGTATGAATTTGAGGCTGATGTAAAAAATAATTCATCCAACCTCAAATGCGTGAAGCCAGTCGCATGCAAAACTACGAAGGTGCGCGTATTAGGCACAAAACACATATGTGCACGCTTTACTTGGATGAATACCTCTTACATTTTGCAAGTTATGTCTAAAATGGCACCGCAATCCGACATTACACTGTAATGTAGTTGTTAAGGAAGacagcagttaactgtcaagtAATTCTAAATTATTAGCAAATGTCATTTTAAAGTGAGCAACTGTATGATCACAAAAGTTCGCAAGTACAAAGCTCGATTTCTGGGCTCCCCTTTCTTGACTACTTCCGCGTACACGGTACTCTGTTTAGAAAGTCAACACAATAATTGTTGTTTGAAATCTCGCCTTGTTAAAATGTTGTATATTACTGTCATTGTgacctaaatattttaattttataaaaATATACACCGTTGCATAGACTGCAGCCTAATCCAAACAAATTATTACTCCGAGATTTTTTTATACGCCTGATTAAACAATTATTCTTTTGATTTTGCACTACATTGCAAAAATGTTTTTAACCTTTCGAGTTGTTGCAAAGCTGTGTCTAAAACGCATCTGACGCAAAGGAAGAACAATCGTTACATGAACGCTCGGCGTACAGTAAAACAACTACCTGCGAGTAAAGCCGGTATCAAAGCTCGGGAGAGCTCAGCTCTCGGAGAACCGCTCAACAAGATTTCTTCTGTTGATCTGAGGTTCTTGAGGGCTTGATCGCTATATTAAAAATCAAAACAGGACGCGGGAATTCCCAACAACACCCATGACAGAAATGGTGGACCAATGAGAGCTCCTGACAACTGTCCTAAATTACTTAACGGCGACACCATTGGTAAGGCTGCTGCGCTCATCATTTCGGGGAAATCATGCTGTTTATATTGCTTTGCACTGAATGGGGGAAGTACGCCACCATGCAGGGGAGGATCGATAAACAAGGGCTGAAATAATGCAATAATTCGCAATATTACTTAAAGAAATATTAATTTTGCGAAATTCTGTAATTCTTGTTTATGCAGTGTTGCTGTGTCTATCTGTTAATgcagcttttatttcagatttcaacttTTAGTACAAAATACACATtcacaaaaaaattacaaaactTCATTTTTCAAATTATTACACACACCTGGAGTTTGAAATCGAGTCTAGCTTCAAATGTATCACTCAAGTAGAAAAATgtatctttttgaaaaaaaatcaggtaaGTTTATAATGTAGAGATTTAGATGCTAAAGAATATGTGAGAGGGTCCAAATGAATGCAATGTAGCACTCTTACTTCATGCCTGTGGTGTATTGCACTACCTACACCCCTTGGAAGAGTTTTTAATCGTTCCAAACGTTTCATGTTGCTCCTGAGAACTCATTTGTATTATGTTATTAGTTATTGTCATAAAAAGCCATAGAATCTTGTATTCTCAACCAACATGTTTTGTTACAGGCTCGACACAATTTGTAAAAATAAGTGATTTAAGTGAGAGCCAAACTTTACAATTTGTAAGGCTTGAATTGCAAATCACAATTGACATAAAAATATATTCGGTGAGCTAATGTAGCATGCCTGGATTACAGGAGAATGAAATTCTGTGCATTGCATGGCATGAAATGCCCTTATAAAACAGAACTTTCGTTTGACTTACTGTGATGAAAGTAGTACAGATCTGCAAGTGTATATACTTTTAGTTTTTCAAATTTACCTGAAGATCTCCTTTGGCAAATCTCCCATACCAAGAGGTCACATTGTCCACATTTTAAGTAATTATCTAGTACATAATCCAAGCATTTTAGAATATAGTATTTAGCTTTGAGGTTAAAGTGTTGTCAAAATGAGTCAAGTGGGCTGCAATTGGCACTAATATTGAGACCTCAACTCTGCACAAGTTATTTTAAACATCATCATAGTCCCAGCAGACTGCATGGACACTCtgccattagagagagatgactggttgaGATTTAACTTGATGGTTATCACACCTTAGGCCAGggaaaagttgagaaggagaccctttcatggtagcctcaggcgatgcaggaattgaactcactcTGCATCATAAACGAACTGAGATAATCTGAaaatgggtcactggactcaaaatgttaactctgttttctcttcaaagatgctgctggcaataatttctgtttttgtttgtttcagatttccagcatatgcagATCTTCGTTTTACCCTAAAATTAACTTCCTGATTGAAGGAACCAAATGTATGCTtgataaatttgctgatgatgcaatgACACAAGCTACAGTGAGAAATTTGGGTGAATTTTAtgcaaagggtctaggcccgagacgtcagcttttatgctcttgagatgctgcttgggcctgctgtgttcatccagctccacacttcttgAATTTTATGCAAAGTCTGGCAAGACCTTTCTTAAGGAGCTTTTGGAGCACATCAGTATTTTCAAACTGAACTCTggatatttcagtgagattctcACCAAGTGGCACCAAGGTatctattaatg comes from the Stegostoma tigrinum isolate sSteTig4 chromosome 13, sSteTig4.hap1, whole genome shotgun sequence genome and includes:
- the LOC125458569 gene encoding interferon regulatory factor 1-like encodes the protein MPMTRMRMRPWLELQINSNAIPGLTWINKERKVFQIPWKHAARHGWSMDTDASLFRNWAIHTGRFRQGIDSPEPKTWKANFRCAMNSLPDIEEVKDKSINKGSSAIRVYRMLPPVDRSKQKEKKCRSTKDSKSKSRKREFKSKVKVEVTELVTPKLPVDHTTYTAPEQSTSQEMVVDSTVNIGEFSSSESCPIVDWSINEIVGESEDQVVSTCDLYPFQISPMPSPAAASAADSFLTTDEASEITQESSQWEHSSIEGKGYLSNVIGTMPLTPFENNLVTNEQETISHLTFQDANWSDSPGGLELRFSIDRGVDLLNWVESVNWSNGSLISCT